The Cellulomonas sp. S1-8 genomic sequence TCGAGGAGAACATCCTGCCGACGCGCAGCCGGGCGACCCTGGTGCTGACCAAGGGGCCCGACCACGCGGTGCAGCGCGTGCGGCTGCGCAAGATCTGACGCGTCGGCGCCTCAGGGCGCCGGGGCGTCGGCGTTCACGGACTGGGCGAGCGCGACCGGGTGCTCCATGCGGTCGACCACGGCGAGGTCCGCGAGCGCGGCGGCCACGTCGTCGTCCGCGCAGGTCGCGTCGCGCGGCAGCAGCACGGCGGCGCCCATGGCGTCGACCAGCCACACCTGGGGGGCGATCGCGGTGCCGCAGGCCGCGGCGGGCGTCGTCCCCGTCATGACGCCGACGAGCGGGTCGAGGTCGCCCTCGAGGAGCGTCGCGGTGACGGCCCACCACCGGCCGGCCGAATCCCGCAGCGTCTCGCCCCGGTCGCAGAGCAGGACGGTGTCGGCGACGAAGCCCACGGGCGGCAGCCCACGCGTCGTGGCGGCGGGCTGGTCGGCGCGCAACGACGGGTCGAGCTCGAGCCCCAGCGCGTCGAGCACGTCGGGGTCCAGGCAGCTCGCGTCGCTGCGGACCTCGGCGGTCGCGACGCGGGCGGGGCTGGGGGCGTCCTGGCCGCACCCGGCGATCGCGAGCGCGACGACGACGGCCGCCACCGCTGCGCGTCCCGCTGCCTGCACCGTCGTCCTCCCGCTCCACGTCCCGACCCCGGGCGCACGGCGGCCGACCCCCGTCGGGCGGGGGCCTCGCGTGGGCAGCGGGGAGGACGACGACGACGTCGCCCTCCTGCGAGCGTAGGACGCGTGCGGGCGGTCGTCGTCCTCACCCCGACGGTCGATACCGGATCGTTGTCACACGTCCCATATCGTGAGGTCATCGTGACCTCGACTCCCGGTGCGTCAGGCCGCGGTGCGTCAGGCCGCGGTGCGTCAGGCCGCGGTGCGTCAGGCCGCGGTGCCCTCGCTCCGCGGGGACGCCGGCTCGGCGCCGGCCGTCGCGGCGTCCACCGGGACACCGCCGGCGAGGGCATGCTCGTCGGCCGCGGTCCCGTCGGCCGCCGTGGCCACAGTGGCCGCCGTGGGCACGGTCCGTGCCGTGAACCCCAGCCACCGCCGCAGGACCCAGTCGACGCCGAGCCCGATGACGAACCCCCCGACGACACCCGCCACGACACCGACCAGCGGGGAGTCCCCCAGCACGGCACCGGTGCCGATGCCGATCGCCGTCGAGTACAGCGCCCAGCTCAGGGCGGCGATGGCGGTGAGCAGCACGAACCTGCGTCGCCGGAACCCGAGCGCCCCGGCCGTCATGTTCACCGCGACCCGGCCGACGGGGATGTAGCGCGCCGCGATGATGAAGGCAGCGCCGCGCGTGAGCAGCGCGCGCTCCGCCCAGTCGAGCAGGGCATGACCCCGGCGACCCTGGAACACCCGCAGCTCACGGATCCGGACGACCGTGCCGATCTGGTACGCGATCTGGTCGCCGACGAACGCACCGAGCGCGGCGACCAGGACGACGCCCCACAGCAGGGGGCTCCCGGTGGAGGTCGACAGCGAGGCCAGCGCGATCACGACGGACTCGCTGGGGATCGGCGGGAAGAACCCGTCGATCGTCGCGAACCCGAACAGCGCCGCGAAGACCCACGGCGAGGCCGCCAGGTCGAGTACCCACTGCTCGAGCACGTGGTCCCCCCTCGTCGTGCCCACCCCCCGATGGGGCCGACGTGACCACGCTAGGTGCGCAGGACCCGCCCGTACATCGGGAATGCCCCCGAATCAGCCCTGAGCGGCACCGATCTCGTCCCTGAGGACTCCCCGACCCGACCCGCTGTCCGTCCTGGGGTGGAGGTGGCGCTCGACGAACGCCCGGAGCACCGGCGGCACCGTGCGCACGCCGCTCGTCCGCGCCGCCGCGACGACGTCCGCCGCCTCGGTGGGGTCGAAGTAGCCGTCGAACCGGTACGCCTCGACGCGCGTGGCCAGCCCGTCGGCGTCGAGCTCGGGGTGGAACTGCGTCGCGTAGACGTGCCGGCCCACCCGGAACGCCTGCACGGGGGCGGTCGGCGAGGACGCCAGCAGGACGGCGTGCGCGGGCAGCACGCTCAACGACTCCTTGTGCCCGACGAACGCCCCGAAGCGCGGCGGCGCGACGCCGAGGACGGGATCGGCACGCCCCGCCGCCGTGAGCTCGACCGTGACCGCACCGACGGGCTCGGGGTGGGCGCGGTCCACGACACCACCCTGGTGCCGTCCCAGGGTGCCGATGCCGTAGCAGGCGCCGAAGAACGGCTTGTCGGCGGGGACGACGGCGTCGAGCAGCCGCGACAGGTCTGCCTCGACGCGTCGTTGCACGGCCGACTTGTCGTCCTCGGGGTCGCTCACGCAGAACGGGCCCCCGCCCACCACGATCCCCGACCACGCGTCGAGGTCGACGACCCCGAGCGGTGCCGCCTCGAGCCGCACGCGGCGCAGCGTCGACTCGTCGAGGCCCGTGCAGCGCAGCATGGCGTCGTACTCGTCGTCCGCGGGGGCGTCCTCGGGACGCACCCCCAGGAACAGGAACGGCCTCATCGAGGCTCCTCTCCGGCACCCCGTCGTGCCGTACCCGGTAGCTCGAAGCCCAGGGCCCGCGCGGCCTCGCGCGGGTCGGGCTCCGACCCCCAGTGTGCCCCCCAGGCGTCCGTCGCGGACAACGACCGGGGCAGCGCCCGGTCGAGGTACAGCGTGCCGCGCAGGTGGTCGGTCTCGTGCTGGACGATCCGTGCGGACCAGCCCGTCACCACCTCGTCGAGCGCCCGAC encodes the following:
- a CDS encoding glutamine amidotransferase, which gives rise to MRPFLFLGVRPEDAPADDEYDAMLRCTGLDESTLRRVRLEAAPLGVVDLDAWSGIVVGGGPFCVSDPEDDKSAVQRRVEADLSRLLDAVVPADKPFFGACYGIGTLGRHQGGVVDRAHPEPVGAVTVELTAAGRADPVLGVAPPRFGAFVGHKESLSVLPAHAVLLASSPTAPVQAFRVGRHVYATQFHPELDADGLATRVEAYRFDGYFDPTEAADVVAAARTSGVRTVPPVLRAFVERHLHPRTDSGSGRGVLRDEIGAAQG
- a CDS encoding DedA family protein, with amino-acid sequence MGTTRGDHVLEQWVLDLAASPWVFAALFGFATIDGFFPPIPSESVVIALASLSTSTGSPLLWGVVLVAALGAFVGDQIAYQIGTVVRIRELRVFQGRRGHALLDWAERALLTRGAAFIIAARYIPVGRVAVNMTAGALGFRRRRFVLLTAIAALSWALYSTAIGIGTGAVLGDSPLVGVVAGVVGGFVIGLGVDWVLRRWLGFTARTVPTAATVATAADGTAADEHALAGGVPVDAATAGAEPASPRSEGTAA